From a region of the Malania oleifera isolate guangnan ecotype guangnan chromosome 12, ASM2987363v1, whole genome shotgun sequence genome:
- the LOC131144307 gene encoding urease accessory protein G isoform X2, translating into MASHPQSHDHDHDHDHDHGHGHHHHHHDHHQHPHSHEKAESWVGPDGKVYHSHDGLAPHSHEPIYSPGYFTRRAPPLLNRDFTERAFTVGIGGPVGTGKTALMLALCKSLRDKYSLAAVTNDIFTKEDGEFLIKHGALPEERIRAVETGGCPHAAIREDISINLGPLEELSNLYKADILLCESGGDNLAANFSRELADYIIYIIDVSAGDKIPRKGGPGITQADLLVINKTDLAPAVGANLAVMERDALRMRDGGPFVFAQVKHGLGVEEIVSYILQSWEVATGKKLH; encoded by the exons ATGGCATCGCATCCCCAAAGCCATGACCATGACCATGACCATGACCATGACCATGGCCATGGCCATCACCACCATCATCACGATCATCATCAGCATCCCCATTCTCACGA GAAAGCAGAATCGTGGGTGGGGCCAGATGGGAAGGTGTACCATAGCCACGACGGATTGGCGCCACATTCACATGAACCCATATACTCCCCTGGCTACTTCACCCGAAGAGCCCCTCCTCTTCTCAACAGGGATTTCACTGAAAGAGCTTTCACCGTGGGTATTGGTGGTCCTGTTGGTACTGG GAAAACAGCTTTGATGCTAGCTTTGTGTAAATCTTTACGGGACAAGTACAGTCTTGCTGCT GTGACAAATGATATATTTACAAAAGAAGATGGTGAGTTTTTGATCAAACATGGAGCACTTCCAGAGGAAAGGATACGTGCGGTGGAAACCGGAGGCTGTCCTCATGCAGCCATTCGTGAAGATATCAGCATCAATCTTGGCCCTCTTGAGGAGCTTTCTAATTTGTACAAAGCAGACATTCTGCTCTGTGAATCTGGGGGAG ATAATTTAGCTGCCAACTTCAGCAGGGAACTGGCTGACTATATCATCTATATAATAGATGTATCTGCTGGTGATAAAATACCTCGAAAAGGAGGTCCAGGCATAACCCAAGCAGATCTCCTT GTTATAAACAAGACTGACCTTGCACCGGCAGTAGGGGCCAACTTGGCAGTTATGGAGCGTGATGCACTTCGAATGCGGGATGGGGGCCCTTTTGTCTTTGCACAG
- the LOC131144307 gene encoding uncharacterized mitochondrial protein AtMg00810 isoform X1 — MVLIYVDDIVINGNDATAIQSLKQFLHQQFHIKDLGLLKYFLGLEVARSKAGIVISQRIYTSEIIDDVGYLGAQPSNFPMEMNLKLTNYQGDLLHDPIRYRRLVGQLIYLTITRPDITYSVNILSQFMHAPRKPHWDAALCIIKYLKGSPGLGLLFSSSNSFTLKAYCDANWANCPMTRRSTTGYCVFLGNSLISRKAKKQKTVSRSSSEAKYRSMAAATCELTWLRFLLNDMQVSTGPARLLCDNQAALHIAANPVYHERTKHIELDCHVVREKIQNGQIIIEFVPSHLLLADVVTKALGGNLFKE, encoded by the coding sequence ATGGTGCTTATCTATGTAGATGACATAGTAATAAATGGAAATGATGCAACTGCTATACAAAGTCTCAAACAATTTCTTCATCAACAATTTCATATTAAAGATCTTGGTCTTCTTAAGTATTTTCTTGGGTTGGAAGTTGCAAGGTCGAAAGCAGGTATTGTTATCTCTCAACGAATATATACTTCAGAGATCATAGATGATGTTGGATACTTGGGTGCTCAACCATCAAACTTTCCCATGGAAATGAATCTAAAGCTCACAAATTATCAAGGTGATTTGCTACATGATCCAATTCGCTACAGGAGGTTAGTTGGACAACTAATCTATCTCACAATTACAAGACCAGACATCACATACTCAGTTAATATTCTAAGCCAATTTATGCATGCTCCGAGAAAGCCTCACTGGGATGCTGCTCTTTGCATTATCAAATATTTGAAAGGCAGTCCTGGTTTAGGTTTGTTGTTCTCCTCAAGCAATTCCTTTACCTTAAAGGCTTATTGTGATGCTAATTGGGCAAACTGTCCTATGACAAGAAGATCTACTACAGGATATTGTGTGTTCTTAGGGAATTCATTGATTTCACGGAAAGCAAAAAAGCAGAAAACAGTTTCAAGATCATCTTCAGAAGCTAAGTACAGGTCCATGGCAGCGGCAACCTGTGAGCTAACTTGGCTCAGATTTTTGCTCAATGATATGCAAGTTTCTACAGGACCAGCAAGGTTGctatgtgataatcaagctgctctcCACATAGCAGCAAACCCAGTATATCATGAGCGCACCAAACACATAGAACTTGATTGTCATGTTGTAAGAGAAAAGATACAAAATGGTCAGATTATCATCGAATTTGTTCCATCTCATTTGCTACTGGCAGATGTTGTTACGAAGGCTCTTGGAGGAAATTTGTTTAAAGAATAA